One Lucilia cuprina isolate Lc7/37 chromosome 4, ASM2204524v1, whole genome shotgun sequence DNA segment encodes these proteins:
- the LOC111690515 gene encoding probable ATP-dependent RNA helicase pitchoune — MSIREKLLMKKIKKREKMKKELAEKKGKQQKQQPPTKQRVKNAAPMEEDELDDDFQEMPQQIVKNGKPQKKKKQQQMQVVNSDSESDDEEEEMDDSDEEDQEEQSGDEEEDEEEDGSELSDSEDEEPEHNVKQSNKEKQKKTNNAKEEQAFEELDPKAAAKALEQRDNSDRSFASLKGIVSDATLKAIEEMGFTEMTEIQAKSLPPLLQGRDLVGAAQTGSGKTLSFLIPAVELIYKLRFMPRNGTGVIIISPTRELSMQTFGVLKELMNHHNHTYGLVMGGSNRQVESEKLSRGVNILVATPGRLLDHLQNSPDFLYKNLQCLVIDEVDRILEIGFEEELKQIVNLLPKRRQTMLFSATQTEKIDALSKLALKKEPIYVGVDDNKDTATVSGLEQGYIVCPSEKRLLVLFTFLKKNRKKKVMVFFSSCMSVKYHHELFNYIDLPVTSIHGKQKQTKRTTTFFQFCNAAEGILLCTDVAARGLDIPQVDWIVQFDPPDDPKEYIHRVGRTARGTGSSGHALLMLRPEELGFLRYLKAAKVPLNEFEFSWNKIADIQLQLEKLISKNYFLNQSAKEAFKSYVRAYDSHQLKTIFNVNTLDLQAVAKSFGFLVPPVVDLKVGAAKRQRPEKRVGGGGFGYYKNMNEEKSKQRVFKQVSREQLQKKGKNFMR; from the exons atgtcTATTCGCGAAAAgctattaatgaaaaaaataaagaaacgcGAGAAAATGAAGAAAGAATTGGCTGAGAAAAAAGGCAAGCAACAAAAACAGCAGCCACCAACAAAACAACGTGTTAAAAATGCAGCTCCCATGGAAGAGG ATGAACTGGACGATGATTTTCAAGAAATGCcccaacaaattgttaaaaatggaAAGCCTCAAAAGAAAAagaagcaacaacaaatgcaagtAGTAAATTCGGATTCAGAAAGTGATGATGAAGAAGAAGAAATGGATGATAGTGATGAGGAAGACCAAGAAGAACAAAGTGGTGATGAAGAAGAAG ATGAAGAGGAAGATGGCAGTGAATTGTCCGATAGTGAGGATGAGGAACCAGAACATAATGTCAAGCAGAGTAAtaaggaaaaacaaaagaaaactaacaATGCTAAAGAAGAACAGGCTTTCGAAGAACTTGATCCTAAAGCTGCTGCCAAAGCCTTGGAACAACGTGATAATTCCGATCGCTCTTTTGCCTCCCTTAAGGGTATTGTTTCTGATGCTACCCTCAAGGCTATAGAAGAAATGGGTTTCACTGAAATGACTGAAATTCAAGCCAAATCATTGCCTCCTTTGTTACAAGGTCGTGATTTGGTGGGTGCTGCTCAAACTGGTTCAGGCAAAACTCTATCCTTTTTGATTCCAGCCGTTGAATTGATTTACAAACTAAGATTTATGCCCCGTAATGGTACCGGTGTCATAATTATCTCCCCCACTAGAGAATTGTCTATGCAAACCTTTGGTGTTCTTAAAGAATTAATGAATCATCACAATCATACTTATGGTTTGGTAATGGGTGGTTCTAATCGTCAAGTTGAAAGTGAAAAATTAAGTAGAGGTGTAAATATTTTGGTGGCTACACCAGGACGTTTATTAGATCATTTACAAAATTCACCCGACTTTTTGTACAAGAATTTGCAATGTTTGGTCATCGATGAAGTCGATCGTATATTGGAAATTGGTTTTGAGGAAGAGCTTAAACAAATTGTCAATTTGTTGCCCA AACGCCGTCAAACTATGTTGTTTTCGGCCAcacaaactgaaaaaattgaTGCCTTGTCCAAGTTGGCTTTAAAAAAAGAACCCATTTATGTGGGTGTTGATGACAACAAGGATACTGCCACTGTTAGTGGTTTAGAACAAGGTTATATAGTTTGTCCCTCCGAGAAACGTTTATTGGTGCTGTTCACTTTCCTTAAGAAAAATCGCAAGAAGAAGGTTATGGTTTTCTTTTCATCCTGTATGTCTGTAAAATATCATcatgaattatttaattatatagatttGCCTGTTACCTCCATACAC ggtaaacaaaaacaaacaaaacgtaCAACAACTTTCTTCCAATTCTGTAATGCTGCCGAGGGTATTTTACTGTGTACTGATGTGGCTGCTCGTGGTTTGGACATTCCTCAAGTCGATTGGATTGTGCAATTTGATCCTCCAGATGATCCTAAA gaATACATTCATCGTGTAGGTCGAACTGCACGTGGTACTGGTAGTTCTGGTCATGCTTTGTTAATGTTACGTCCCGAGGAACTTGGTTTCTTGCGTTATTTGAAGGCTGCCAAGGTACCATTGAATGAATTTGAATTTTCATGGAACAAAATCGCTGATATTCAATTACAa CTCGAAAAACTTATTTCGAAAAACTACTTCCTTAATCAATCAGCCAAAGAGGCTTTCAAATCATACGTTCGTGCTTATGATTCCCATCAATTGAAGACCATATTTAATGTCAACACCTTGGACTTGCAGGCTGTTGCGAAGAGCTTTGGTTTTCTGGTGCCACCAGTGGTTGATCTTAAAGTTGGTGCTGCCAAACGACAAAGGCCTGAAAAACGTGTTGGAGGTGGTGGTTTCGGTTATTATAAAAACATGAACGAAGAGAAAAGCAAACAACGTGTGTTTAAACAAGTTAGTCGTGAgcaattgcaaaaaaaaggtaaaaattttATGCGATAG